A genomic window from Rhea pennata isolate bPtePen1 chromosome 12, bPtePen1.pri, whole genome shotgun sequence includes:
- the SPCS1 gene encoding signal peptidase complex subunit 1, whose product MLDIFRSIPTQMDYKGQKLAEQIFQGIILVSAVIGFIYGYITEQFGWTVYIVMAGFALSCLLTLPPWPMYRRNPLKWLPVQELGTEDKKPADRKPKRHTKS is encoded by the exons atgctGGACATCTTCCGCTCCATCCCCACGCAGATG GACTACAAGGGCCAAAAGTtagcagaacagatttttcaagGAATCATTCTTGTCTCTGCA gtCATTGGTTTCATCTATGGATACATCACTGAGCAGTTTGGATGGACAGTCTATATAGTTATGGCTGGTTTTGCTTTATCATGTCTG CTAACGCTCCCTCCATGGCCTATGTACCGCCGCAATCCTCTGAAGTGGCTACCTGTCCAAGAATTGGGAACGGAAGATAAGAAGCCAGCAGACAGAAAGCCAAAGAGACATACTAAAAGCTAA